A single Uloborus diversus isolate 005 chromosome 7, Udiv.v.3.1, whole genome shotgun sequence DNA region contains:
- the LOC129226651 gene encoding uncharacterized protein LOC129226651 — protein MDAEKIKNKRKALKCSATKFVKSLDVTLVNETNVRNLEVLYNQLIDKIDCLKVADNELLNVIEAKDIEKEVQQCEDFMENLIFYKCQITQRIAALTPPAVPPTINPANLSNSTLELSSLVHQETRSSIKLPKLTVNKFYGDHRYWLEFISQFENAIDKNSGLSKIEKLIYLKNLVGGAAAKAISGFALTESNYDAALELLKSRFGQKNLLINAHLGSLLNITPIKNTSDTNSLRKLYDKAETEIRNLESLGINSESYGNLLTPIILKVLPSELTLEFSRKNKSDNWDLKALLEFLGEEIQSRERAQSFHSPIKEKQNSTHPLQERNRGASGSKSFTRDTFRKQKSYNSSAAELLVNHTVASSKCVFCGSNLHDSVSCDSVSIEMKRDYLKRNRLCFFCFSNRHSISYCPKLKKEKGCSFCGLKSHPKTLCYRFYQNSDKTTFTSPQEESDDNVTNVSSCQTENKSQRVLLQTASVVARYNNQYRNCRLLADTAAQRSFVDRKFSRLLKLPIIRKENLTVYSFGDKSPIEKTFNVVKIRLENKEDLNLYLEIEALEIEKISAAHIPPPAVDTSIYSKHLKGLKLADTSNKDVSVSILIGADNYYDVMTGRIKRINRKLVAAASLYGWCLIGISGSPNKNSGDSFAMKVMVEENISKQLETFWQLENLGIESANDDVSCNDNKTLREFEDSIRFQDGRYVVKLPWKDNFKESLENNYEVAYERFSKLCYRFQNDHSLYSEYRRVVNNYIEQNIVERVPESSVADSPEFYLPHRAVIRDDRVSSKLRVVFDASSHKKGKFSLNDSLHIGPNLYPDLFELLLSYRKHPIAFTVDIKQAFLNVAIDESDKNVTKFFWTENPYSFSDSLEVLRFNRVLFGINSSPFLLCATIKHHLKKYSSIFPQTHELLNKFCYVDDIIGGQNTVASAYATSLECVQIFREANMPLHKWATNSAELRKLWEKNGFSTETSSNPIGQNMINYKVLGISWDADRDLFYFNVENLISLVSKGIDTKRFLLQVAGRIFDPIGFVAPYVIRLKILIQRVWEMGLLWDQEMPQVIKKPFRQWCLELKDLSLVEIPRFYHFTDSYTVDVQLHSFSDASKKAYGTVIYFRVIKTDGTITTSFITSKSRVAPLKTLSLPRLELMGALLSARLCAKVSKALKFEKSCFFHTDSSIVYHWIRGEPSCYKPFVKNRIEEIQRLTEPPKWNFCPGRDNPSDIVSRGISVRELKDSQLWWHGPPWLSQTEQFWPKIETQNVSIHDLELKSKFREVSQNEVILENREKLINIDKFSSYLKLLRVTAFVFRFIHNARNTSKNKGALETDELKLSEEYWIKETQKEAYWLEIVDLERSQKVSDSSKIRSLVPFLDPRNILRIKRRLDESEFSLDEKQPIILPKNSKFSELLILHEHTKNFHIGVTATLVMLRRKFWIAKGRQLVKKVLRKCFICRKYKSKPANEITAQLPKDRIVENPPFEICGLDFAGAILYKCDKEVKKAYFAIFTCAVTRGIHLELVSSMSTKHFLLAFRRFISRRGSCSVVYSDNAKSFKAANKDLMYFYNILQDSEFKDFISSRGINWKFIVERAPWWGGFYERLVKSVKDPLRKVLGKALLTFEELSTVLTEIEYVVNSRPLTYVTDNFSEPKPLTPLDFLQYGRKNHDYPFNFAELVNRVSTRESLLKRKQYQTTLLKHFWVKWKELYLLNLKTVHHFKSPNIHKEVKMNDVVLVEGTSKSKLLWDLGIVQETFKGRDGHIRACVVKTKKGLFRKPVQLIYPLELCE, from the coding sequence ATGGAtgctgaaaagataaaaaataagcgTAAAGCGCTTAAATGCAGTGCCACTAAGTTCGTTAAAAGTTTAGACGTCACTTTAGTAAATGAAACTAATGTTCGTAATTTAGAAGTATTATATAatcaattaattgataaaattgactgtctTAAAGTGGCTGATAATGAGCTTCTTAATGTAATCGAAGCAAAAGATATCGAAAAAGAGGTGCAACAATGTGAAGACttcatggaaaatttaattttctataaatgTCAAATTACTCAAAGAATAGCAGCTCTAACACCTCCGGCTGTACCTCCTACTATTAATCCCGCTAATTTATCAAATTCAACATTGGAACTTAGTAGTCTAGTACATCAAGAAACTAGATCGTCGATTAAATTGCCAAAGCTAACTGTTAATAAATTCTACGGTGACCACAGGTATTGGCTAGAATTCATTAGTCAGTTTGAaaatgcaatagataaaaatagCGGCTTATCTAAAATTGAGAAGCTTATTTACCTTAAGAATTTAGTAGGTGGTGCTGCAGCTAAAGCAATTTCCGGATTCGCATTAACAGAAAGTAATTATGATGCAGCCTTGgaacttttaaaatctagattcgGACAAAAGAATTTGCTCATTAATGCGCATTTAGGATCGCTTTTGAACATCACTCCCATAAAAAATACAAGTGATACGAACAGTTTGAGAAAATTATACGATAAAGCTGAAACTGAAATCAGGAATTTAGAAAGCTTGGGAATAAATTCAGAATCGTACGGTAATCTCTTAACACcgataattttgaaagtattgccCTCTGAATTAACTCTTGAATTTAGTAGAAAGAATAAAAGTGATAATTGGGATTTGAAAGCTCTTCTCGAGTTCTTAGGTGAAGAAATACAAAGTCGCGAAAGAGCTCAATCTTTTCATTCTcccataaaagaaaaacaaaattcgacCCATCCGCTCCAAGAACGCAATCGAGGCGCTTCAGGGTCAAAATCTTTTACCAGAGATACTTTTCGAAAACAGAAAAGTTACAATTCTTCAGCGGCTGAACTCTTAGTCAATCATACAGTTGCTAGTTCAAAATGTGTGTTTTGTGGTTCGAACTTGCATGATTCAGTTTCGTGTGACTCGGTAAGCATAGAAATGAAACGggattatttgaaaagaaatagacttTGCTTTTTTTGCTTTTCGAATAGACACTCAatttcttattgtccaaagcttaagaaagaaaaaggttGTTCGTTTTGTGGTTTAAAATCGCACCCCAAAACACTTTGTTATCGGTTTTATCAGAATtcggataaaacaactttcaccTCGCCCCAAGAAGAATCTGATGACAATGTTACTAACGTTTCTTCTTGTCAAACTGAAAACAAATCGCAAAGGGTTTTATTGCAAACCGCATCGGTAGTTGCTCGTTATAATAATCAATATAGAAATTGTCGTTTGTTAGCAGACACAGCGGCTCAAAGAAGTTTTGTAGatagaaaattttcaagattaTTGAAACTTCCCATTATTCGAAAAGAAAATCTAACAGTTTATTCCTTCGGAGATAAGTCTCCTATTGAAAAAACGtttaatgtagttaaaataagATTGGAAAATAAAGAAGATCTGAATTTGTATTTGGAAATCGAGGcgttagaaatagaaaaaatatccgCGGCACATATTCCGCCGCCTGCAGTAGATACTTCCATTTATAGCAAGCATTTGAAAGGTTTGAAATTAGCTGATACTTCGAATAAGGACGTTAGTGTTTCAATTTTAATCGGTGCTGATAACTATTATGACGTCATGACAGGCAGAATTAAACGTATTAATCGAAAACTTGTAGCTGCTGCGTCGCTCTATGGGTGGTGTTTAATTGGAATATCAGGCtctccaaataaaaattcagGTGATTCTTTCGCCATGAAAGTAATGGTTgaggaaaacatttcaaaacaattggAGACATTTTGGCAACTAGAAAATCTTGGAATCGAATCAGCTAACGATGATGTAAGTTGTAATGATAACAAAACTTTACGAGAATTCGAAGATAGTATTCGCTTCCAAGATGGTAGATATGTGGTTAAACTCCCTTGGaaggataattttaaagaatCGCTTGAAAACAATTACGAAGTGGCAtatgaaagattttcaaaattgtgCTACAGGTTTCAAAATGATCATTCTTTGTATTCAGAGTATAGGAGGGTTGTGAATAATTACATAGAGCAAAACATTGTAGAGCGTGTTCCTGAATCAAGTGTAGCAGATAGTCCAGAATTCTATTTGCCCCATAGGGCAGTAATTCGAGATGATAGGGTGTCTAGTAAGCTGAGAGTTGTTTTCGATGCGTCTTCGCATAAAAAGGGCAAGTTTTCGTTAAATGATAGTTTGCATATTGGACCTAATTTATATCCTGATTTGTTTGAACTGTTGTTGTCATATCGAAAGCATCCAATTGCGTTCACAGTTGATATTAAACAGGCATTTTTGAATGTAGCAATTGACGAGTCGgataaaaatgtaacaaagttCTTTTGGACTGAAAATCCATATTCCTTTTCAGACTCTTTAGAAGTTCTAAGGTTCAATCGTGTTCTCTTCGGAATAAATAGTTCCCCCTTTCTCTTATGTGCTACTATTAAACACCATTTGAAGAAGTATTCTTCTATTTTTCCGCAGACTCACGAActgttaaacaaattttgttacgtCGATGACATCATAGGAGGTCAAAATACTGTTGCATCGGCATACGCAACTAGTTTAGAATGCGTCCAGATCTTTAGAGAAGCAAATATGCCCTTGCACAAGTGGGCTACTAATTCTGCTGAATTGCGAAAACTTTGGGAGAAGAACGGGTTTTCTACTGAAACGTCATCAAACCCAATTGGTCAAAACATGATAAACTATAAAGTATTAGGCATTTCCTGGGACGCTGAcagggatttattttattttaacgtaGAAAATCTGATATCCCTTGTATCGAAAGGAATTGATACAAAAAGATTCCTGTTGCAAGTTGCTGGTCGAATTTTTGATCCTATAGGATTTGTAGCTCCTTACGTAATTCGTTTGAAGATTCTCATTCAACGCGTCTGGGAAATGGGTCTTCTTTGGGACCAGGAAATGCCCCAAGTTATCAAAAAACCTTTCAGACAATGGTGTCTTGAACTGAAGGACTTAAGTTTAGTTGAAATCCCTCGCTTTTATCATTTCACGGACTCCTACACAGTTGATGTGCAACTGCACTCCTTTTCGGATGCATCTAAAAAGGCCTACGGAACTGTAATATATTTTCGAGTCATTAAGACTGACGGGACTATAACGACTAGTTTTATCACTTCCAAGAGCAGGGTTGCCCCGTTAAAGACTCTTTCTTTGCCGAGGTTGGAATTGATGGGAGCACTGCTTTCTGCTAGGTTGTGTGCTAAAGTCtctaaagctttaaaatttgagaaatccTGCTTTTTTCATACGGATTCCTCTATAGTTTACCATTGGATTAGAGGGGAACCGTCCTGTTACAAACCTTTCGTCAAAAATAGGATAGAGGAGATTCAAAGACTGACTGAACCACCGAAATGGAATTTTTGTCCTGGGAGGGACAATCCAAGCGATATTGTAAGCAGAGGAATATCTGTTCGGGAATTGAAAGATAGTCAACTTTGGTGGCACGGACCACCCTGGCTTAGCCAAACAGAGCAGTTTTGGCCAAAAATAGAGACCCAAAACGTCAGCATTCATGACCTAGAACTAAAGAGTAAATTTAGAGAAGTTTCGCAAAATGAAGTAATCCTCGAAAATCGCGAAAAGCTCATAAACATTGATAAATTTAGCAGTTATCTCAAACTATTGCGAGTAACTGCCTTCGTATTTCGATTTATACACAACGCAAGAAATACGTCGAAAAATAAAGGTGCTCTCGAAACAGATGAGCTTAAATTGTCTGAAGAATACTGGATTAAAGAAACCCAGAAAGAAGCTTATTGGTTAGAAATAGTCGATTTAGAAAGATCTCAAAAAGTTAGCGATAGTTCAAAAATTCGTTCTCTAGTACCTTTCTTAGATCCCAGGAATATTTTGCGAATAAAAAGGAGATTAGACGAATCAGAATTTTCTCTAGACGAGAAACAACCCATCATTCTACCGAAAAACTCTAAATTTTCGGAATTATTAATCTTACATGAGCATACTAAGAACTTTCATATCGGAGTAACAGCTACTCTAGTAATGCTTAGAAGAAAGTTTTGGATAGCGAAGGGGAGACAACTCGTGAAGAAAGTACTTAGAAAATGCTTCATTTGTAGAAAATACAAATCCAAACCAGCAAACGAAATAACAGCGCAACTTCCGAAAGACAGAATTGTAGAAAATCCACCTTTCGAAATTTGTGGCCTTGATTTTGCAGGAGCTATTCTTTACAAATGTGATAAGGAAGTTAAAAAGgcttattttgcaattttcaccTGTGCTGTAACTAGAGGAATTCACTTAGAATTAGTGTCCTCCATgtctacaaaacattttttactagcCTTTAGAAGATTCATTTCCAGGCGAGGTAGTTGCAGTGTTGTTTATTCGGATAACGCAAAATCATTCAAAGCCGCAAATAAAGATCTAATGTACTTCTATAACATTCTACAAGATTcggaatttaaagattttatatcTTCACGTGGCATTAATTGGAAGTTTATCGTAGAAAGGGCGCCCTGGTGGGGCGGATTTTACGAACGTCTCGTAAAATCAGTGAAAGATCCACTCAGAAAAGTTCTCGGAAAAGCTCTTCTCACGTTTGAAGAACTTTCAACTGTTTTGACTGAAATCGAATACGTCGTTAATTCGAGACCTTTAACATACGTTACTGATAATTTTTCTGAGCCCAAGCCATTAACTCCTCTTGACTTTTTGCAATATGGAAGGAAAAATCACGACTATCCATTTAATTTTGCTGAGTTAGTTAATAGAGTGTCAACTAGAGAGTCCTTATTAAAAAGAAAGCAGTATCAAACtacacttttgaaacatttttgggtTAAATGGAAAGAACTATATCTACTTAATTTGAAAACAGTTCACCATTTCAAATCGCCTAACATTCACAAAGAAGTAAAGATGAATGATGTAGTGCTCGTCGAAGGAACTTCAAAATCTAAACTACTATGGGACTTGGGAATCGTTCAAGAAACTTTTAAAGGTAGAGATGGACATATCAGAGCTTGTGTCGTCAAAACCAAAAAGGGACTTTTCAGAAAACCTGTGCAGCTGATATATCCCCTTGAACTTTGTGAATGA